GGATGCCGGTACTCGACGGCATCAAGGCAACCCGCCTGCTGGCCGGTGCCGGAGTGGCTCAACCCGTCAAGGTGCTCGTGGTGACGACGTTCAACCTCGATGAGTACGTGTACGAGGCGCTGCGCGCGGGAGCAAGCGGGTTCCTGCTCAAGGACGCCCCTCCGGCCCAGTTGCTGCACGGTATCCGCACCGTCGCGACCGGTGCCGCGCTGCTGGCGCCCGAGGTGACCCGGCAACTCGTGGGCAGGTACGCGGCGCGGATCCGTCCCGCCGAGGGCACGCGGGACGACGTTGGGCTGACCCCGCGCGAACTGGAGGTGTTGCGTCTCATCGCCAACGGCCTGTCCAACGGCGAGATCGCCGCGACCCTGGTGATCAGCCAGGAGACCGTCAAGACGTACGTGTCACGCATCCTCACCAAGCTCGACCTGCGCGACCGCGTGCAGGCGGTGGTCTACGCCTACCGTGCTGGCCTGGTGACCTGAGGGAGCGCCGTCGGTGAGATCCGACGACGCTCCCTTTCGCTACCACAATCAGGCCTGTTGAGCGCGGTGAGCCAGACGTGCCGGCCCGGTCAGAGGAACTTGTACATCTCCTCGGACGCTTCCTCGACCTCGCCGGCGGGCGGCGCCGACACCGAGACAGACTTGCCGAAGTCGCTCATCTTCATGTCGGTGACGAGATCACCCAGAGTCTTCGTGGCGACCGTGTAGGACAGTGCGGTGAGCCGGCCCTCGC
The nucleotide sequence above comes from Micromonospora sp. NBC_00389. Encoded proteins:
- a CDS encoding response regulator transcription factor, with the protein product MTAPIRVLVCDDQALIRTGFATIIDAQPDLEVVGECGDGRAAVDLAGRLHPDVVVMDVRMPVLDGIKATRLLAGAGVAQPVKVLVVTTFNLDEYVYEALRAGASGFLLKDAPPAQLLHGIRTVATGAALLAPEVTRQLVGRYAARIRPAEGTRDDVGLTPRELEVLRLIANGLSNGEIAATLVISQETVKTYVSRILTKLDLRDRVQAVVYAYRAGLVT